Proteins from one Legionella taurinensis genomic window:
- a CDS encoding GGDEF domain-containing protein, producing MGLFDLLHTWLKKDVDGLINHRRQFRLIRTVEIELIILGSLIIYVYAVCKLWMIVILISFIDVIGFLNLWLLYRTQNILLCGHILTANVLLASAVANYLIGGVGSSYLIWLNIVPILAAITLSWSGLVIYSTLTLGVVVFFFFVEPAPLYMVPANEVFVLNSINYLFSLVIVITILFNMLKENAYYEQLLYEKNFMLQADKEKFHYLARYDTLTNLPNRSYFQSTLQNYIETMPPHHYLTVFFMDLDGFKGVNDRNGHETGDALLLQAAKRLQTCFRENDFIARLGGDEFIAIIIHHMEDKTPKAIAQRILQEFSTPFQINAQDVRCTISIGLATFPVDSHNSDQLVARADAAMYEAKKAGGNAFRITNSIRKSACKDA from the coding sequence ATGGGGTTATTCGATCTATTGCATACCTGGTTGAAGAAGGATGTTGATGGACTTATCAATCATCGCAGACAATTCCGCCTTATCCGCACTGTCGAGATAGAACTCATTATTCTAGGATCGCTGATTATTTACGTTTACGCCGTCTGCAAACTCTGGATGATTGTGATTTTAATCAGTTTCATCGATGTCATTGGTTTTCTTAACCTTTGGCTTTTATACCGTACCCAGAATATTCTGCTTTGCGGACACATTTTGACGGCCAATGTGCTGCTGGCTTCAGCCGTGGCCAATTACCTCATCGGCGGCGTAGGCAGTTCCTATCTCATCTGGCTTAATATTGTCCCAATTCTGGCTGCCATTACGTTAAGCTGGTCGGGACTGGTGATTTATTCCACCCTGACGCTGGGGGTGGTGGTGTTCTTTTTCTTTGTCGAGCCAGCCCCTCTTTACATGGTTCCGGCTAATGAAGTCTTTGTTTTAAATTCAATTAATTACCTTTTTTCCCTGGTCATCGTCATCACCATCTTATTCAACATGCTTAAGGAAAATGCCTACTACGAACAACTCCTGTATGAGAAAAACTTTATGCTGCAGGCTGACAAGGAAAAATTTCATTACCTTGCCCGTTATGACACCCTGACTAACCTGCCCAACCGGTCCTACTTTCAATCGACTCTGCAAAATTACATTGAAACCATGCCGCCCCATCACTATTTAACGGTTTTTTTCATGGATTTGGATGGGTTTAAAGGGGTCAATGACCGTAACGGCCATGAGACTGGCGATGCGCTGCTGCTTCAGGCCGCCAAACGCCTGCAAACCTGTTTCCGTGAAAACGATTTCATTGCCCGTCTGGGAGGTGACGAATTCATCGCCATCATCATCCATCACATGGAAGATAAAACGCCCAAAGCCATTGCCCAGAGGATTTTACAGGAGTTCAGCACCCCGTTTCAGATCAATGCCCAGGATGTTCGATGCACCATCAGCATTGGTCTTGCAACCTTCCCGGTGGATTCCCATAATTCGGATCAATTAGTCGCCAGAGCCGACGCGGCCATGTATGAGGCAAAGAAAGCCGGCGGGAATGCCTTTCGTATCACCAACTCCATTAGAAAGTCGGCCTGTAAAGACGCGTAA
- the ychF gene encoding redox-regulated ATPase YchF: MGFKCGIVGLPNVGKSTLFNALTKAGIEAANYPFCTIEPNVGIVTVPDPRLDALSDIVKPQQTLPATMQFVDIAGLVKGASSGEGLGNQFLANIRETDAIAHVVRCFENTDVVHVEGRVDPLSDIEVINTELALADMDTVDKALIKVLKNSRSGNKEALFEKQVLEKAKAQLDAGLPVRTLSLTEDEWSILRRFFLLTAKPVLYIANVNDDGYENNPLLDKVKQLAAEEKASVVALCAATEAELVELDDADREEFMADLGLNEPGLHRVIRAGYDLLGLQTYFTAGVKEVRAWTVRKGATAPQAAGVIHTDFEKGFIRAEVIAYDAFIAHRGEQGAKEAGKLRLEGKDYIVADGDVMHFRFNV; the protein is encoded by the coding sequence ATGGGATTTAAATGTGGAATTGTTGGTTTACCGAACGTCGGCAAATCAACCTTGTTTAATGCGTTGACCAAAGCGGGCATCGAAGCAGCCAATTACCCTTTCTGCACCATTGAACCGAATGTGGGTATCGTCACCGTTCCTGACCCCCGCCTTGACGCCTTAAGCGACATTGTTAAACCGCAGCAAACACTCCCTGCCACCATGCAGTTTGTTGATATCGCCGGGCTGGTCAAAGGGGCGTCCAGCGGTGAAGGCTTAGGCAACCAGTTTTTAGCCAACATCCGCGAAACCGATGCCATTGCCCATGTCGTACGCTGTTTTGAAAACACGGATGTGGTTCATGTGGAAGGCCGCGTTGACCCTTTAAGCGATATCGAAGTCATTAATACCGAGCTGGCGTTGGCCGACATGGATACCGTCGACAAGGCATTAATTAAAGTGTTGAAGAACAGTAGAAGCGGCAATAAGGAAGCCCTGTTTGAAAAGCAGGTCCTCGAAAAAGCCAAAGCACAACTGGATGCCGGTTTACCGGTAAGAACCTTGTCGCTGACCGAAGACGAATGGTCAATCCTGCGTCGTTTTTTCCTGCTCACCGCCAAACCGGTACTCTACATTGCCAATGTCAATGACGACGGCTATGAAAACAATCCCCTGCTGGACAAGGTCAAACAACTGGCTGCTGAAGAAAAAGCCAGCGTCGTTGCCCTGTGCGCGGCCACGGAAGCCGAACTGGTGGAACTGGACGACGCGGATCGTGAGGAATTCATGGCGGATTTGGGCCTAAACGAGCCGGGACTCCATCGCGTCATTCGTGCCGGCTATGATTTACTGGGCCTGCAAACCTATTTCACCGCCGGCGTGAAGGAAGTCCGAGCCTGGACTGTTCGTAAAGGCGCCACGGCTCCTCAGGCAGCAGGCGTGATTCATACGGACTTTGAGAAAGGCTTTATCCGTGCGGAAGTCATCGCGTATGACGCCTTCATTGCCCATCGCGGCGAACAGGGCGCGAAAGAGGCAGGCAAACTGCGATTGGAAGGCAAGGATTACATTGTCGCTGACGGCGACGTCATGCATTTTCGTTTTAATGTATAA
- the rplU gene encoding 50S ribosomal protein L21 has product MYAVIKTGGKQYRVKEGDILKLEMLPGDVGSEISFADVLMLADGDKFTYGAPLVKKAVVKAEVLDHGRHKKVKIIKFRRRKHHMKQMGHRQYYTQVKITAISK; this is encoded by the coding sequence ATGTATGCGGTAATCAAGACCGGCGGTAAGCAATACCGCGTCAAAGAGGGTGACATTCTTAAACTGGAAATGCTGCCTGGTGATGTAGGTAGCGAGATCAGCTTCGCTGACGTGTTAATGCTCGCAGACGGCGATAAGTTTACTTATGGCGCGCCACTGGTGAAAAAAGCCGTTGTTAAAGCGGAAGTGCTCGATCACGGTCGTCACAAAAAAGTAAAGATTATCAAGTTTCGTCGTCGTAAGCACCACATGAAACAAATGGGTCATCGACAATATTATACGCAGGTCAAAATTACTGCGATTAGCAAGTAA
- a CDS encoding HAD-IA family hydrolase, translating to MNIKLVIFDLDGVLVDSREHHFVALNRALAEVGERYVISKKDHLQLFDGLSTQRKLELLSEQRGLDVSFHQSIWHKKQALTFQVIDEMLAPDPQITALFQRLKADGLKIYVCSNSIRETIKLVLLKMGLMQYVDYFISNQDVLSAKPHPEMYWLAMMKEKVLPKETLIVEDSYVGRTAALSSGANLCAVKSPAEVCISKIYQDMQRRVQSAKWHDDSLNVVIPMSGAGSRFVNAGFTFPKPLISIGDKPMIQLAVENLNVQANFIFIVRRDHYETYHLESLLKIIAPGCRILITDGITEGACCSTLLATDYINNDAPLLIANSDQYVEWESGAFFHAMNAPHVDGGILTFESTHPKWSYIRVDELGNVTQLREKEVISNQATVGIYYWTRGKDYVRHARQMIAKNIRVNNEFYVAPVYNEGIAEGMKFKAYAVDAMWGLGTPEDLQHFLLHHPGIGKDSRSISPLPAPAAIPV from the coding sequence ATGAATATCAAACTGGTGATTTTTGATTTGGATGGCGTGCTGGTTGATTCCCGCGAGCATCACTTTGTCGCCTTAAATCGCGCCCTGGCTGAAGTGGGCGAGCGTTATGTCATCAGTAAAAAAGATCACCTGCAATTGTTTGACGGCTTAAGCACGCAGCGAAAACTGGAATTATTGAGCGAGCAACGCGGGCTTGATGTCAGTTTTCATCAGTCCATCTGGCATAAAAAACAAGCCCTCACTTTTCAGGTCATTGATGAAATGCTTGCACCTGATCCGCAAATCACGGCCTTGTTCCAGCGGCTTAAAGCGGATGGCTTAAAAATTTATGTCTGCTCCAATTCCATTCGTGAAACCATCAAACTGGTCCTGCTGAAAATGGGACTTATGCAATACGTTGATTATTTCATTTCCAATCAGGATGTACTGTCCGCCAAGCCACATCCTGAAATGTATTGGCTTGCAATGATGAAAGAAAAAGTACTGCCCAAGGAAACCCTGATTGTTGAAGATTCCTACGTTGGCCGTACCGCCGCGTTGTCATCCGGCGCTAACCTTTGCGCGGTGAAAAGCCCGGCGGAAGTGTGCATCAGCAAAATTTATCAGGACATGCAACGCCGCGTGCAATCCGCCAAATGGCATGATGATAGCCTGAATGTGGTCATTCCCATGTCCGGCGCCGGTAGCCGTTTTGTCAATGCCGGCTTTACTTTTCCAAAGCCGCTTATCAGCATTGGCGATAAACCGATGATCCAGTTGGCTGTCGAAAATCTCAATGTTCAGGCCAATTTTATTTTTATTGTCCGGCGCGACCATTATGAAACCTACCATCTGGAGTCATTGCTTAAAATTATTGCGCCTGGATGCCGCATCCTTATCACCGACGGCATTACTGAGGGCGCCTGCTGCAGTACCCTGCTGGCTACCGATTACATTAACAATGACGCCCCACTGTTGATTGCCAATTCAGATCAATACGTGGAATGGGAAAGCGGCGCCTTTTTCCATGCCATGAACGCACCGCATGTCGATGGTGGTATACTCACGTTCGAAAGCACCCACCCAAAGTGGAGCTATATCCGAGTGGATGAATTGGGCAATGTCACCCAACTGCGGGAAAAGGAAGTCATTTCCAATCAGGCCACGGTCGGCATTTATTATTGGACCCGCGGCAAAGACTATGTTCGCCATGCCCGCCAGATGATTGCTAAGAACATCCGCGTCAATAATGAATTTTATGTGGCGCCGGTGTATAACGAAGGCATCGCGGAAGGCATGAAATTTAAAGCCTATGCAGTGGACGCCATGTGGGGATTAGGAACGCCGGAAGATTTACAACACTTCCTGCTTCATCATCCCGGTATCGGCAAGGATTCCCGTTCCATTTCACCATTGCCTGCCCCGGCGGCAATACCCGTTTAG
- the cgtA gene encoding Obg family GTPase CgtA: MKFVDEAIIKVEAGNGGHGCLSFRREKFVPKGGPDGGDGGDGGSVFLEASSDLNTLVDFRYQRHYKAQNGQPGMGGNCTGKKGDDLIIKVPVGTMVFDIDTQELIGDIKQAGDRLLIAQGGFHGLGNTRFKSSVNRAPRQTTQGTPGEARHLRLELRVLADVGLLGLPNAGKSTLIRAVSSAKPKVADYPFTTLHPGLGVVDVSSHKSFVMADIPGLIEGAAEGAGLGHRFLKHLSRTCILLHVVDIAPLDGSDPVVSAKAIINELAEYDPELVHKPRWLVLNKMDMLPDEETRQQAIDQVVKGLNWEGKVYTVSAIKGDGTKQLCYDLMQLIDEMKEAETQPLRGDVDD; the protein is encoded by the coding sequence ATGAAATTTGTCGACGAAGCAATCATTAAAGTAGAAGCAGGAAATGGCGGCCATGGTTGCTTAAGCTTCAGGCGCGAAAAATTCGTTCCCAAAGGCGGTCCTGACGGCGGTGACGGCGGTGACGGCGGCAGTGTGTTTCTTGAAGCAAGCTCTGATTTAAATACCCTGGTGGATTTTCGCTATCAGCGTCACTACAAGGCCCAGAATGGCCAACCGGGTATGGGAGGTAACTGTACCGGTAAAAAAGGGGATGATTTAATCATTAAGGTCCCGGTCGGCACCATGGTCTTTGACATCGATACGCAGGAATTAATCGGGGATATCAAACAGGCAGGCGATCGTTTGTTGATAGCCCAGGGCGGTTTCCATGGCTTGGGGAATACCCGCTTTAAAAGCAGTGTGAATCGCGCGCCAAGACAAACAACCCAGGGCACTCCGGGTGAAGCGCGCCATTTACGACTGGAGTTACGCGTTCTGGCCGATGTAGGCCTTTTGGGGTTGCCCAATGCCGGCAAATCCACCTTGATTCGCGCCGTATCCAGCGCCAAGCCCAAGGTGGCGGATTATCCGTTTACCACCCTGCATCCGGGCTTAGGCGTAGTGGATGTTTCTTCCCACAAAAGTTTTGTCATGGCGGATATCCCCGGTCTGATTGAGGGTGCGGCGGAAGGAGCGGGTCTTGGGCATCGCTTCTTAAAGCATTTGTCACGCACTTGCATTTTGCTTCATGTGGTGGATATTGCACCGCTGGATGGCAGTGATCCAGTCGTTTCTGCTAAAGCGATCATCAATGAGCTGGCAGAATACGATCCGGAACTGGTGCATAAACCCCGTTGGCTGGTCTTAAATAAAATGGACATGCTCCCTGACGAGGAGACACGGCAGCAGGCCATTGACCAAGTGGTTAAAGGCCTGAATTGGGAGGGCAAGGTGTATACTGTTTCAGCCATTAAAGGCGACGGCACCAAACAGCTATGTTACGACCTCATGCAACTCATTGATGAGATGAAAGAGGCGGAAACTCAGCCACTCCGCGGCGATGTGGACGACTAG
- a CDS encoding competence/damage-inducible protein A, whose amino-acid sequence MTAALLATGDEIVIGDTLNTNGQQIAHALHADGLALGLHMTCGDDETQIYQSLSYLASHHDIILITGGLGPTSDDRTRYALARLMGVGLEKFPEALEHIQTRLRHSALSLSPGNQQQALFPPGATLLPNPNGTALGCYCYWQNKLLVLLPGPPRECLPMFNQHVLPLLQASAHTDKTLLKWRVFGVAESQIAQQIDEAVQALDCETGYRLETPYVECKVRCRESLVAKVREIIEPIVAPHTIATTEKKASEALRDLILARSVRLSIQDDATGGVLQRLLQQPENYPLLKFNSQTPQPLHFHITGLEAYWHQQDTGTTTEVRIAYTSAKKQGQEGRELPYRSPLVVHIAAEWLSFRLFHLINELHEVVT is encoded by the coding sequence ATGACCGCAGCCCTGCTTGCCACTGGCGATGAAATTGTCATTGGGGATACGCTCAACACCAATGGCCAGCAAATTGCTCACGCCCTGCATGCCGACGGCCTCGCTCTGGGTCTGCACATGACCTGCGGCGACGATGAAACGCAGATTTATCAATCCTTAAGTTACCTCGCCAGTCACCATGATATTATTTTAATAACAGGCGGTCTTGGCCCCACGTCGGATGATCGTACCCGTTACGCCCTTGCCCGCCTGATGGGAGTCGGTTTGGAAAAATTCCCTGAGGCGCTGGAGCACATTCAGACACGGCTGCGCCACAGTGCGTTAAGTTTAAGCCCCGGCAATCAGCAGCAGGCTCTTTTTCCTCCAGGGGCTACCTTGCTCCCTAACCCCAATGGCACGGCTCTGGGCTGCTATTGTTATTGGCAAAACAAATTACTGGTTCTGCTTCCTGGCCCGCCCCGGGAATGCCTGCCCATGTTCAACCAGCATGTGCTGCCTCTTTTGCAGGCCTCAGCGCACACCGATAAAACCCTGTTAAAATGGCGTGTCTTTGGTGTGGCGGAGAGTCAAATTGCTCAACAGATTGATGAGGCTGTCCAGGCGCTGGATTGTGAAACCGGCTACCGCCTCGAAACCCCTTATGTGGAGTGCAAAGTCCGATGCCGCGAATCACTGGTTGCAAAGGTCAGGGAAATCATCGAACCCATCGTCGCACCGCACACCATTGCCACCACCGAGAAAAAAGCATCCGAAGCCTTGCGTGATCTGATCCTCGCCCGGAGCGTACGCCTTTCCATTCAGGATGACGCCACGGGTGGGGTTTTACAACGCCTGTTGCAGCAGCCTGAGAATTACCCCTTACTGAAATTCAACAGCCAGACACCGCAACCGCTGCATTTTCACATCACCGGTTTAGAGGCATACTGGCACCAGCAGGACACGGGTACCACCACAGAAGTCAGAATTGCCTACACGTCAGCAAAAAAACAGGGGCAGGAAGGCCGGGAATTGCCCTATCGCAGCCCGCTAGTCGTCCACATCGCCGCGGAGTGGCTGAGTTTCCGCCTCTTTCATCTCATCAATGAGTTGCATGAGGTCGTAACATAG
- a CDS encoding polyprenyl synthetase family protein yields the protein MTVNRLRALVNDDFNAVNDLIIDKIQSQIGLIDDLSTHIVQSGGKRLRPLLVLLASHACGYEGREHITLAAMIEFFHTATLLHDDVVDESTLRRGRETANEIWGSKASILVGDYLFTQSVQLMVSVNSWPVIRLLADTSHKISCGEVKQLVNRHNAAISIEDYLDVIRGKTALLFAAAAAIGALLSGAGDTIEKSLYAYGLHLGNAFQLIDDALDYCSDANTIGKNIGDDLADGKATMPLIHALKQGTPAQKQLIEKSLREGSLSNLDGILEAIKATKAIEYTQQYAAQEIDQALSALHILPNSIYKEALTDLALFAIQRQH from the coding sequence ATGACGGTAAACCGTTTACGAGCCCTGGTTAATGACGATTTTAATGCGGTCAATGATCTGATTATTGATAAAATCCAATCCCAGATTGGGTTAATCGATGATCTGTCGACCCATATTGTTCAAAGCGGCGGGAAGCGTTTACGTCCTCTGCTGGTATTATTAGCCAGTCATGCCTGCGGCTATGAGGGTCGTGAGCACATCACCCTGGCAGCCATGATTGAGTTTTTCCATACGGCAACCCTGTTGCATGACGATGTGGTGGATGAATCGACCCTTCGCCGCGGCCGCGAAACAGCGAATGAAATCTGGGGCAGTAAGGCCAGTATTCTAGTCGGTGATTATCTGTTTACCCAATCCGTGCAACTCATGGTCAGTGTCAACAGTTGGCCGGTTATCCGGCTTTTAGCCGACACGTCGCACAAGATCAGTTGCGGAGAAGTCAAACAATTGGTCAACCGTCACAATGCCGCCATTTCCATTGAGGATTACCTCGATGTGATTCGCGGCAAAACCGCCCTGCTGTTCGCGGCCGCCGCCGCCATTGGCGCGCTGTTGAGCGGTGCAGGCGATACCATTGAAAAAAGTCTGTATGCCTATGGTCTTCATCTTGGCAATGCCTTCCAGCTCATTGATGATGCGCTGGATTACTGCTCAGATGCCAACACAATTGGCAAGAACATTGGCGATGATTTGGCGGATGGTAAAGCCACCATGCCGTTGATTCACGCTTTAAAGCAAGGGACGCCAGCGCAAAAGCAGCTCATCGAAAAGAGCCTGCGCGAGGGCAGCCTCAGTAATCTCGACGGTATTCTGGAGGCCATTAAAGCCACCAAAGCCATTGAATACACCCAGCAATACGCCGCGCAGGAAATCGATCAGGCACTGAGTGCACTGCATATTCTGCCTAATTCAATTTATAAAGAGGCTTTAACGGATTTGGCGCTGTTTGCCATTCAACGTCAACATTAA
- the pth gene encoding aminoacyl-tRNA hydrolase → MTIKLIIGLRNPGSAYEYTRHNAGAWFVDALAHRHNASFKSEKKLHCELAQVEIGDHPCKLALPLTFMNHSGLPAREISQFYRIAPQEILVVHDELDLPAGRSKLKTGGGSGGHNGLRDMIAQLGSGDFHRLRIGIGHPGHKDMVLNYVLGKPSPKDRQLIFDAIEQAVAVIPAIMKGHFGAAMNLLHR, encoded by the coding sequence ATGACCATAAAATTAATTATTGGTTTGCGTAATCCAGGCTCCGCCTATGAATACACCCGGCACAATGCCGGTGCCTGGTTTGTCGACGCGCTGGCGCATCGCCACAATGCGTCGTTTAAGTCAGAAAAAAAACTTCATTGCGAACTGGCACAGGTGGAAATCGGTGACCATCCCTGCAAGCTGGCCTTGCCTTTGACATTTATGAATCACAGCGGTTTGCCTGCACGTGAAATCAGCCAGTTTTATCGCATTGCCCCCCAGGAAATTCTGGTGGTGCATGATGAGTTGGACTTGCCTGCGGGGCGCAGCAAGTTAAAAACCGGCGGAGGGTCAGGAGGCCATAATGGCTTGCGCGACATGATTGCTCAGCTCGGCAGCGGTGATTTTCATCGTTTGCGCATTGGCATAGGGCATCCCGGTCATAAGGACATGGTTCTTAACTACGTGTTAGGTAAACCAAGCCCTAAGGACAGGCAATTAATTTTTGATGCAATTGAACAGGCAGTGGCCGTCATCCCTGCTATTATGAAGGGCCATTTTGGCGCCGCCATGAATTTATTACACCGCTAG
- the rpmA gene encoding 50S ribosomal protein L27, producing the protein MAHKKAGGSTRNGRDSNPKYLGVKRYGGQLVNAGEILVRQRGTRFHAGEGVGCGRDHTLYALVGGRVEFIIRGAKNRKFVKIVAVEN; encoded by the coding sequence ATGGCTCATAAAAAAGCAGGCGGTAGTACACGTAACGGCCGCGACTCGAATCCTAAGTACCTTGGTGTCAAGCGTTATGGCGGACAGCTCGTCAATGCGGGTGAAATCCTGGTACGTCAACGCGGTACCCGTTTCCATGCCGGTGAAGGCGTAGGTTGTGGTCGTGACCATACCTTGTATGCCCTGGTTGGCGGACGCGTTGAATTCATTATTCGTGGCGCCAAAAACCGCAAATTTGTCAAAATCGTTGCGGTAGAAAATTAA
- a CDS encoding C2 family cysteine protease has product MPLGSTQYGQAFPVNHPVSESTFSLTHTPYVDALYPEKLKLSDVAQGGRTGDCYFLSVLNAILALPHGEEWIRRRMFEKDGQIHALFFRHEKPEWVVIEKSLPHSLGLLSSGPAWVRFWEKAYVAFSGGNYKVLSSGDSRQVLRALLGDMSMAIATTVQSRKPLAELYQSSIDGCSGCDIYTLMFLLRPYDAQTSVGNVVKQVFHDDKTLLKGWWAWVASNRDKWRQLLAKESILYHETLIDFIEKEKQRSGNPPVDAISAVESWLAAWCILPRKMGYSQDELRLYDELKQAFDDESPVVVSPGANPPSGIIIEHTYAVVGVRQSELSHRKFVVLRNPYAENRSWFFKLFAAGGRAAREWKNSETGAVEFKISTTEHCTFEMELHDFAHAFFYIDKGLPLKSALDLQNDCDVMSYGY; this is encoded by the coding sequence ATGCCCCTTGGCAGTACACAGTACGGTCAGGCTTTCCCTGTTAATCATCCGGTCAGCGAATCCACCTTTTCCCTCACCCATACCCCCTACGTCGACGCACTCTATCCTGAAAAATTAAAGCTGTCTGATGTCGCGCAGGGAGGACGTACCGGCGATTGTTATTTTCTGTCGGTCCTGAATGCTATTCTGGCGCTGCCTCACGGCGAGGAATGGATACGGCGGCGAATGTTTGAGAAGGATGGGCAGATCCATGCGCTCTTTTTTCGACATGAAAAACCGGAATGGGTGGTGATTGAAAAATCCCTACCTCATTCTTTGGGGTTGTTGAGCAGTGGACCTGCCTGGGTCAGGTTTTGGGAAAAAGCCTACGTGGCCTTTAGCGGCGGAAATTACAAGGTGTTAAGCAGCGGTGACAGCCGCCAGGTGCTGAGGGCGCTTCTGGGGGATATGTCGATGGCGATAGCGACCACTGTTCAGTCGCGAAAGCCGCTTGCCGAATTGTATCAGTCTTCGATAGACGGGTGCTCTGGCTGCGACATTTATACTCTGATGTTTCTGCTGCGCCCCTATGATGCCCAAACCAGCGTCGGCAATGTGGTCAAGCAGGTATTTCATGACGATAAAACCCTCCTTAAGGGCTGGTGGGCCTGGGTTGCCAGCAATAGGGATAAATGGCGGCAGTTGCTTGCAAAAGAGAGCATTCTTTATCACGAAACACTGATTGATTTTATTGAAAAAGAAAAACAACGATCCGGCAACCCGCCGGTCGACGCCATTAGCGCCGTAGAGAGCTGGCTGGCCGCCTGGTGCATTTTACCCCGTAAAATGGGCTACAGTCAGGATGAGTTGAGACTGTATGATGAATTAAAACAGGCTTTCGACGATGAGAGTCCTGTGGTGGTCAGTCCTGGAGCCAATCCGCCTTCTGGAATTATCATTGAGCATACTTATGCGGTTGTGGGTGTACGCCAAAGCGAGTTAAGCCACCGAAAATTCGTTGTTTTAAGAAATCCCTACGCTGAAAATCGCTCTTGGTTTTTTAAATTATTTGCAGCCGGCGGCCGCGCCGCGCGGGAATGGAAAAATTCAGAAACCGGTGCTGTCGAATTTAAGATCAGCACCACGGAGCATTGCACATTTGAAATGGAGCTGCATGATTTCGCCCATGCTTTTTTCTACATCGACAAGGGGTTGCCGCTCAAGAGCGCACTGGATTTGCAAAATGACTGCGACGTGATGTCCTATGGCTATTAA
- a CDS encoding 50S ribosomal protein L25/general stress protein Ctc: MSSIVLEAQARVDMGKGASRRLRRLENKVPGILYGGDKKPQAIHLLHNKVVKALESESIYSSVFDLVVDGKVEHVILKDLQRHPYKPVILHMDLQRVSAKDVLVKNVPIHFIHEDTCKGVKAGGIINHSMTQLEIRCKVKDLPEFIEVDMTEVSLDDVVHLADLKLPKGVQLTVDLKDGSHNLPVVSVHAPRGGATEETSAAEGEEGAE, from the coding sequence ATGTCATCTATCGTTCTGGAAGCACAAGCAAGAGTCGACATGGGGAAAGGTGCGAGCCGCCGCCTGCGTCGACTGGAAAACAAAGTGCCGGGTATTCTGTATGGCGGCGATAAAAAGCCTCAAGCCATTCATTTATTGCACAATAAAGTCGTCAAGGCCCTGGAAAGCGAAAGCATTTATTCCAGCGTGTTTGATCTGGTTGTTGATGGCAAAGTCGAGCATGTCATTTTAAAAGACCTGCAACGCCACCCTTACAAACCTGTTATCCTGCACATGGATCTGCAACGCGTTTCGGCAAAAGACGTACTGGTTAAAAACGTTCCCATCCACTTCATTCATGAAGACACCTGCAAAGGCGTAAAAGCCGGCGGTATCATCAACCACAGCATGACTCAGCTTGAAATCCGCTGCAAAGTGAAAGATTTGCCTGAATTCATCGAAGTAGACATGACCGAAGTGAGTCTGGATGATGTGGTGCATCTGGCTGACTTAAAGCTTCCCAAAGGGGTTCAGCTCACTGTCGATTTAAAAGACGGCAGTCATAACCTGCCTGTTGTCAGCGTCCATGCCCCGAGAGGCGGCGCGACCGAAGAAACCTCTGCCGCTGAAGGCGAGGAAGGCGCGGAATAA
- a CDS encoding mechanosensitive ion channel family protein: MTFIHSAKLISLAYSLGLFVFGYFLAKKVSHFVAIPIAQRFSRHHAQLVRRATFYIIFIMFFVTGLQHLGFNLSVLLGAAGVFTVAVSFASQTAASNLISGIFLLFERPFKVGDTIEVKTIRGTVESIDLLSSKLRTADNTLVRIPNESMMKSEIFNLSYFLTRRIDVLLGVSYQCNIEQVKRLLKEVAEACDNVLKEPEPTVIIEHFADYAVQLKLMVWAKNGDLQTIKNSLQEKIKQVFDEQGIEMPVQQVTIHQVEVEKE; the protein is encoded by the coding sequence ATGACGTTTATCCATTCCGCCAAATTAATCAGCCTCGCCTATTCGCTGGGGCTTTTCGTTTTTGGTTATTTCCTGGCAAAAAAGGTGAGCCATTTTGTTGCCATCCCTATTGCTCAACGCTTTTCGCGCCATCATGCGCAACTGGTCCGTCGCGCCACGTTTTACATTATTTTTATCATGTTCTTTGTCACTGGCCTGCAGCATCTTGGCTTCAATCTAAGCGTACTGCTGGGTGCAGCCGGTGTTTTCACGGTGGCCGTGAGTTTTGCTTCGCAAACCGCCGCATCCAATTTAATCAGTGGTATTTTTCTACTCTTTGAAAGACCCTTTAAAGTCGGCGACACCATTGAAGTGAAAACCATTCGAGGAACCGTGGAATCCATTGATCTGCTTTCATCCAAATTACGCACGGCGGACAATACGCTGGTTCGTATTCCTAACGAATCGATGATGAAATCGGAAATCTTTAACTTAAGTTATTTTCTGACCCGCCGTATCGACGTGCTGTTGGGAGTAAGCTATCAATGCAACATTGAGCAAGTCAAACGACTGCTTAAAGAAGTGGCTGAAGCCTGCGATAATGTGCTGAAAGAGCCTGAACCCACGGTCATTATTGAACATTTTGCCGATTACGCCGTGCAGTTAAAATTGATGGTCTGGGCTAAAAATGGCGATTTGCAAACCATAAAAAACAGCCTGCAGGAAAAAATCAAACAGGTTTTTGATGAGCAGGGAATTGAAATGCCTGTGCAACAGGTTACCATCCACCAGGTTGAAGTCGAAAAGGAGTAA